CAAAATGATTACATCATCATACAATATCAAGTATACTTTGTAAGACCTAATCAATAAAATCCTACACCTCTATTCCGGAATTCAATACAATTACATGTCTAATTATTAATAGCCAACATGTAAACCCATTATATAACTATTATTTAATCATGAAGACCATGGGGAGTCAACCCCACCACCattgaattaaaaataaattaaaaatattaagaaataatttccacaaaatagaaaaacgtccaaaacacaatccaaacgaCTTCAAAACGCCAAACAACAACATGACTCACTACACCAATGAGTTTTTCTCATCACGTCATTTCCTATGAACCCGCCAAATTTTGGCTCAATCGAAGTCCgtcaagttctttgacctccgaAAACACCGGCAATTCGGTCAAAATCAGATTTTGTGTTTTTCTAGGGTTTACCCAAATAAAATCCAGATCATCccaatcaaatatcaataaaaatagaTATCTCATGATTACAAGAATAATCCAAAATTTTTGCACAGTTAATTCACAAAACAGCAGTGCACTTTTTCAGAAAATAAGATATACATGTAATTCAGAAACGTACATAAACGCGATTTTCTTGTTTCATGAAAAACCTAGTTATCTAATTAGATGTGagtgagctctgataccaattgatggattATTATAAGTAGCGGAAGCAATACGAGTATTAAAATCATATGTAATCTAGATAACTAGCATATACgggatttcacgggttacctcttgaagcgtgaacaaatCTTTTCTATCACACGAGccttcagttccataacttctAAATGGAATCTCCACCATATGCACAATCatgatcctcgaacgttccacgaTCTTCTATTGTATTACCCAAATAATATCCGAAAATagcaatttcgtgtgggcgaTATTTCTAGGAAAATATGGTTAAAATTTCGGCCACCATGTCTTACCCCCTCTAGGTGGaaatttttatgtatttatagcacatgTTTTAAGGGTTAAAATCGTTTTCCAAATCCTATTGGGTTTTTCTTTCCATCAGAAAAATGATTccattattttctattatttagacACATCAGAgaccacataatttaattaacaaggcttccaattatggaattaatttctaattttcgaaattaatatccaccataattaattacgaattattccactaaaaatttataattgcactccttattcaacttagaaatttatctattaaatcttatttaactccccatgttaagatttagatactaatcaattaaattaaattactaacaatttaatttattaattatttcctttagactttcgcttaacttatttcatgtgtcggatataAAATCTATCGttcgggtttacacatgaaaacttataagctttcataaatgtgtatcatcaatctctaaatcGAGACATGGATtacatcaactaactattacttcgccaatgtacattattattattattatccaatttaccaagcatattgacccagaaaggatctcgccttttaataaatcaaaagacacagactaatatatgatctatttaaaactttattaaaactgaataaacaattatttcataataaatactatatctaaaccaaatccatgattaatagtatatatcccaacaaaaaaatattactttatggaacgattgatttggtgtggtcgcgtcgttatcTTATCCTTTTCTCTCATCGTGTCCTtctatattattaaataattctattttattattttccctacctttttatataataattctatctTGTAGCTTACTTTTTCCTtgtaatattataattttattcttCATACTGTTGATACATGACATCATGAAATAACGGCAAACAAAACAATTTATCCAAACATTACATATATCAAAAcgatataatacaatacaatacaatatattaTGAAACGATACATAACAACCAATCCAAATAAACTGTTAGTAGTTCGGGTCAGTCAATTAAGATATTTCTAAGCGGAAAAGTTCGACTTCACTTCATCTAATTATGAGCACTCTTACTATATATAGTACTAACAAATATGGCTGGGAAAGGGTTATGATCTATAGCTTTCAATATATACTCGAACTAACAGAATACACCTAAGGATCCACGTAGTTTACGCAAGCAATGTAGAAATCACAATACGATGAATAATAACCACAGGATGATAGAGTAATATGTATATTCTTTATGAATAGTTGGCTCATTGTAATCAAATTAGATATACACTGTGCAAGCTGTTTCCAATATTAACACTATTACTCAATGAAGGATGTCAGAAATGAAGTTTTTGTCATTTCTGCTTAGTAAATTAAATGCGAATTTGTACTTTCTCAAATTAACTTTTGTgtgatataaaaaataaaaataaaaaagatattcGTTTttctaaaggaaaaaaaaatcattaaagCCAAAGCTATCatgtttttatttcaaaaaaaaattattttaagtaATTAAAGTAAGGAGCCTTAATTTAAGGGTAAGATGACTAAATTGATTTAAACGGTAATTGTTTTCGGGCATTTGTATTACTAAGGTAAATGTTCTTATTTTACGTTATTTATATTGAAAACAAAATTAGTAGCCAAACATCTGATCTCAACCTAATAATACGTAGTTACATATACAAGGGTGCATAAAGCTACCGCGCGAGAGTTCATGTGCCCCTTTGGCCCAAGCAAATCTTTACCCTTGCATGCTAAGAAAATTAATAATGTTAACGGTGTAtaatttttgaataaaaataactAGCgaatgtatattatatataactGTGTATATTCaatgtataatcaatgtataccgactataaaaagtaaatataaaaaatttggccggctatttgtgtaacaataCCGAAAAAGAAAAATGTTACAGTTCTCATTTAATTGGTTGCAAGATTGGGTCCATTTGAAACTTGTTCAGCTGGAATGCTATGAAAAAAATGAATCATTTAAGTGTCTCTCTCTATGTTGATGATAAAATTGTTCTATTTCTCATAATTTAGGGGTATTTTTTTATCCCTTATCCTTTGTGTATTTTTTTAACCTTTACCCTTTAGAAAAGTATGAGATAGACAAATCCCCTCTAGAAAAGACAGCACGGGAACATGAGTCGTGATTTATTTGCAAATTCCACAAATGAATAGTTAAATGTATCGTGTTTAGATGATTGATGAACCAAAAGTACAATCATGCATGGCCGGTATAGCAGAGAGACTAAAGCAAATTAATTTTCGCGTCCAATATAGCACTTAGTTTTAATATATAACCAAGTATAAAAATTTAATGAGCAGATGGAAAATATATAAATTAAGGTGCGAAAGAAATAGAGTAAGAGACTTCACAGGCAATTAATAAAGACACAAACAAACTTATATAGTATATTGACAACAAACAGAAAAGCCACGTCACAGCAGCAACACACAAACCTAAGAACTGATCATGATCTGTTCCATGGTTGTAGTTTTATTGTTATTAATTACAATAACTTTTAGAAAACACATTTAATACAGAGACACAATGCAGTTTTTGGAGTGGGATTATCTTAACAATTGCAAGGGTCACAGGTGCAGTTTGATCCACACTTGCACCCATTTCCTCCTTCTGCTGCTTTCTCTCCTGATTCCACAAAGCTGCAATATATATTTCAAGTAATCTTTTTTAGTATTGTAGTCTgagtttaatttaattaattctaTACACTAAGCAACAGGGACAGACGGTAGAAGCCACAAGTTTGGTCTAACCTAATAGTTTTTGTTCAAATCATGGGCGCATTTATAGGAGAGATTTATGGGGCAAGTGAACTCATGGTCTCTCatcaaaattagatattttctaAAATTAGTATAATATTAACTGTTGACATTCATGCTCCAAGAAGGTTGAATGGTACACTTGGCTAAATGTTGAGTTATTTACCAAGAGGAAGAAGGATCAATTCCCGCTTAATACATTTATTCCTCCTTATTCCCATGTACtgaaaatcctagatccgcctatGACTCAAATAATGTATTTGtgtcaagaaatttattaaatatatacacATGTTAAAAGGTATTAATATTTGAAATCATCATTCTAAAATCCAAATGTCATCAAGTTGATACTGTGGCTCTGCTAAGCAGATAACTTTgtaggtgtttggacataaacattgtaatttttgaaaaaagtagtatttggagttaaattgaaaaattatatttagaatttgaaattatgtttggacatgtatttcacttgaaaaaatattgtaattttgTGAGTGGGGaaaaaaattctgaaaattttgattttgaaaaactcattttcgaaaaattttcaaaaactagCAAAATTTCATGGACATAAACATTTTTGATTTATGGACAAACGGGGCCTTAAAGAAGATGCAGATAAATGAAATCAATGCATTGAGAATAAGTTAAGCAATCTACAATAACATGTTAAATTATAAGCTAAAACCtcctaatttcaaattttaataaCTTTTTCGACCTTATTTTCACCTCAAACTACTAATATATCTAaaccaaaggaaaaataaaattagacGTACTTGTTCATGGGAGCAACACCCTCAATGGTGGTAAAGGTAGTGGACTTCTCCAAGTCTGGGTACATCCCACATCTACAATATCATAAAAACACAagtcacaatttttttttttactataacTTTAATCAAGTATTATACATACGAGGCGACTCATCGGTATTTCAAATATTAAAGTTTAGATACTGAGAAGTAAATCAGTATTTGCAGATGAACTTTAGTATTTGCCATATTGACACAAAATCTATAttcaaaacacttaccctccgcCACTGCCGCATTTGCAGCCAGATCCACAGCCACAGTTTCCTCCGCAGCAAGACAtgtttaattttcttaatttgttgttgggagatttgttgaaaaagaaagtttAATCACTAAAGTAAGTTCTTGTTGTAGTTGTGTTGAAAAGTGAATCATAGGGTGGGGTTTTTTTATAGAGGGAAAAGGAGGACAAAATAGGTAATTGTTTGCGTGACAAGTTGACAAAATCATGGTAGAATTTGTAAATAAGTGTTTAATAATGTCTGAAATATCTCTTTAGAGGAGAAAGGCATGAAGCTAGTTGccattgagtttattttatttttttagtcttAATCTTAATTAAGGAAATGAGAATTGATCATCCTACAATAGTTGACATTTCTAAGGTATTGATTAAATTATGTAAAGGATAAAGTAAACGTGCATCCCTTAATTAATTTTGGATGCAATAACTATTAATTAGTCCTTTAGCTACGTTTAGGAATAAATATGACTTTCAACATAGTAATGTTTGGGATTCAGTTAGGTACCCTTATATGTTCTTTTATGTTCGTTAAATACCGCTAATGTTGAAGAGCATTTTAGTTATTTTAACTAAAATTATAAGGATTTATAGGAATTCGGATTATCTTTTTAAGGTGAAATTTTCAACTCTCAACAACGACATAATCTAGGATTTATAGACTTTTCTCCCTCTAACATATTAAAAACATTATCCAATTGGTATCTTTTTTTGGGGAACTTGTCCAAAGTGACTTTTTAACATATTTTTATCTGATGCTATTTGCGTTTGAATAGGATAAAACAATTATTTTATTCGATTGAATAATTGCTCAAAGGCATCGACAAGAACATATCAATTTTCCGTCTCAATCATTCCAAAGTATTGCGTTTAAGAGATTTTAGAGTCTTGAAATTTACGCAAAAAATAACCAGAGGGAAAGCGTctttgttatattcttcaataTCATCTCATTTGATAGTAGTATGAGCTTAACAAAGAGTTTCTAGATTTTAACGATTACATAAACTTAAACGAATTATTAATTTGACATAATTACTCAGTGATTGCTATTACGATCAAATacttaaaaaatataacaaagtgACCTTGCTACTTCAGCTATTTGTCGCTTCGATCCAATAACAAAAATACTTACAAGAGCTTGAACACAAAATAGTATGCATTAAAAAGAGGGGTAAAAGACTCTTGAGATGACTATGAGATACCCATAATAGATTTCCTTACATCAATGAAGCGATGCGGCGTGAGGGTAATTGTTTCAGGAGTGAAGTCCAAGGGGAACACACAAAGATGGAGGATGGCAGAAGTGAAGTGAAATTATGAAAAGATGGAAGATGAGAGTCAACTAGTTACATATTGCCTCCCCACCACCCATGAGGTATGAACTGATTAGAGAACATACCGTCAGGTGTGCCACGGCGATCATGTCGACTACGACGAATACTGGTACAACCGCTGCCACCATCACCTCCTTTGGCCCATATGCGAAAGCGATCAATCATTCTCCTTTCCTGTAAGGAAACTTGTATAAACGGACAAATGGATACTGGGATATAAGAGTATGTATATCTAAAGCAGTAATTGTAGAGGGAGAGAAGTGGAAGCATGAAGAACCTGTAGAGGAGCAAGCTTTGTTTTCTTGTGAACAATGTCTGAGAAAGAATAAGTTTGGGTTAACCATGGAGACCGCAAGCATCTTTGCAAAGTCGTTAAGTAGAGGACCTTCTGGCTAAATGACATATCCCTGTTTTACTCTGTAATCGTCCAAGTTTCCGAGGTTCCACACTATGAAAAAGTCAGTTCTGGTTCTATGATTTCATCACCTGCTAGCATGAGCGACAGCAAAATGcaagaaatatctaaaatttATGCAAGTGATAGATTTAACCTCCAATCAAGATAATAAAGAGAAACTCAAGGCAGCTCAGCTTAGGTATTCAAAGAAGATAAAATAATCCATCTCCATTCAAAAAAGAAAgggggggtgggggggtgggggtggaTGCAACACACATGAAATTTGGCAAAAATGAATGTCTTCATCGAATAAACTATTTCTGTAACTTTTTCAAGAAGCCAAATCGAAACTAAATATAATTAGCAAATGAGTGATAGACACCCTGATACTTTGGTGTGAGAGCCGCTAAATATGCAGTTCCTAATGAATATATGACAACAAACTGCATAAAATGTAGACTGTTCAAGCCAGAGCATAGGAAAGATCTTCTAAACCATTCTAGAGCTAAGTGTTCCGTCTTCCATTTATGTAGAAAATATTTATGCCATAGTTATTAACTTTAAAGTAGTCAATTCAATTGCATGAATAATTCAACAATACTCATTTTGCTTTTATTTAGTTTTACACAGAAGAACCCATGTTGTTTCTAAACCACATGGACATGGGGAACCTAGAATATTAAGAGAAGATCCCAACTTCTTTCGAGAATTTCATCAAACATGTACCAAACAATGATGTTTTAACTAAGGAGTAGGTATTAACAATACCAAATTAAAAGCGGCAAAAAGAATGGACATAAACAAAAGTTACCTTCACTTAAAAACATGGATTATCCACCCAGTTCAGCACGAGTTGGAACTACAGGTACAAGAAAATTCCCAAAAGGAGAATCAAAGATCCTAAAATTGCCAGTGCAGCCGTCTTGTTGTGCTTGAGCTAGTGCTGAATTCTTAGCCTGTTGTAGCCTGAGATTAGTGAAGCTGCTTGTTTGTTCTGCAATCACCACGCTAGAGGTTGTTGCTTTTCTCTTAGGTGGTGGAATGATAGCCCTGCGTGGAGGTTCACCGTCAATTTTCCTTCGCTTCGGTTCAAAAGACATGCTCCTCGCTTCTGTCAAATCTTAGCCCTACCAGGTCTCTAAATTTTGGGGCTAAGTGCACCAATAGCCATTTTTAGAGCTGGTATTTAAAACATATTATTCAGTATTTAAAGTAGCCACTTCTAGGGCTGTTATTTAAAACATATCTAATATTAAAAGTTTGGTCAGAGCATAAATTACGCATAGCGGGAGTTTAGTGCACCGGACTACCCTTTTTTTAGTTAGAGAATAAATTACGCACAGATGCTGCTTTTTCGTCTTCTTGCTACTCTGCAAGTTCTTATTCTTCTCCCAATTGCAGTAGTTGAACGCAATCTGATTACAGCAGCTAACTTATATGAGCTCAAAGCATAATTGGTCTACTGTTTGCTTCTATTCATCATGGTCTATTAATcaattgtatttatgatttaACTTTTATGCAATAGGGAAAGgaactgtattttattttaaagaatAAGCAGACAATTAGCAACCAATAATATGTCTTTCAAATTTACTATATATGTAGCCTCCAAAGATAGTCACAGTTTCAAGGACTTTCAGGCAACCCGTCCCATTGGCATTCGAAATCAGCTTCAAAAAACTTTCATCTTTCTTTCCATTTCAGATAAAACATTATCATCTAAGTAAGTTAAAATATTCATCACAAGCCTCTTGAATCCAACTTCCCTCAAAAATAACATTTCTAACAATGGATTCTCTTTTAAAACAATAAAATCAGATTTTGCAGGTTCTTTGGACAGAGTTTTAACATCACAACTATCGAAAATAAGCAAGCAACAATTCCTCCATTTAGCAGTGCAAACCAGAATCTTGtatccaaagaaaaaaaaattcagccTAAAGAAGAAAATGTTCGACTCTTAAGACGCACAAGAACAGAGACTTGCAAAAAATAAACCCATTTCTCCTGCACAACCATCTACATTCAGACTACCTTCTATTCCATTTTCATGTGTTGatgtaattttctttttcaactaAGAATATTCAGCAGCTACAGATAGTAAGCGAGGGCACAATTTGACAGCTAATGTAACTCGAAAATTGAAGCGCGACAACAGTTGATCAAGACACAAGTCAGCACCAATTAAAGCTTTCCCACACATCATTTTCGGTCAATGTAGAACAATTCAACGTCAAAAGACTCCCTATCACAGTCCTGGCTCAAGAAAGCTGACCAAGCAGCCCATATAGTACCTAGAAACCCCAAACTTACTCCTAATCAACTCCTAATAGCGCTCGGTTACTCAAGACTTCACCGGAAAATAAAATCCTCTCTCAGACAATTCAATCGAACAGGTTGCAGGCGGAACTTTAACCAAGCTCTTTGAATACAGTAAATAATTGAACTACACTCCCAACTTAATGGAATTATAGTTTAAATGATCATACTTGCATATCAATCAGCCAACAACAACTGCACAGTTTGTGCTCTCAACTCCACATAAAAGAAccatagaaaaagaaaacaaaagtactACAAGGGAGAGGAAGAGAAGAGGAGAAGAGAGAACTAGATAAAAGCATACCTGATCTCATGAGAATGATGGTTGGagaagaaataattttttttttttggcgctGGCAGGTTGCGCAGCAACTGCGTTTTTGTGTCCCTTTATGTGACTTGTGTGTGCGGGTGTGTTGTGTGAGGTGTTGAGTGAGTGTGAAGTGCGTTTGTGTTGTGTGTTAGTGACGTAAGAGAGTGAAGTTGATAATTCCTCCCTTTGAAAAACGACTTCATATGCGAAATCGAAATCTTTGATTAATAATAGAGGAGTATATTTGATTGTATTTAAAAAGCCTAACAAGAAGAGGAAATTATCAATATTACGAAAAAGTATAACGGAGAAGAAGGGgaatgtaaataataataaataatgagTTTAACAAGTTATTTACTAATTTTATAAGATCTATTTGTATAAGATGTCGGGTGAATACCTTATATATATTAAGTTACGCATCAAAATCGCAGAATGACTTTATTACTAGTCCTTTCTTTGTTCATTATCACCTagaataatcaaataaaaatgtgTAAGTTCATTTTCTGAAACCAAATTATCCAAATTTGTTAGGCAGGCTAGGAAGGTGCGGGCTATAACTTTTTCAGTAGACATAAAAGGAAAGGAATAAAGCAATGGGTTATACGGGTGATCGCATTTATTTGTGCAATTGTGTCATGAAGAAATAATGTAACTCTAGTCAAAATGATGGTGTGACGTCAacaaccaataaataaataaattatattatgAATGAACTCCAAAAAAATCTCTTTCAACCACCAGCAAATAAGTAATGAAAAACTGATCTATATTGTACCAAAGCATTGCTGAGATGTGAAGCAATaaagttaaatcaatgatttAATGTAGTGTTATATAAATACTATTAATACTTTGTGTGTAACATTTTAGTAACTGGCCAGCATTAACATTGCGGAGTGTCAGGCGCGATCGCGTAGGCCGTTTTGGGCGGTAGAATGCTttttcttcgcaatcgcgagtcTTTGGACCGCGATTGCGATAGGTGAcgtctgggcagtgtataagttagCAAATCGGGAATTTGCTCATTTTTATCTCTTTTCTCTAATTGGAGCCGATTTAGGGGCGATTTTCGAGAGGCATTTTCATTATCTATCACAAGGTGAGTGATTCTCactcattgtgagttaaatatatggattgtatatggatttgaacatgaaataTTTTAGAAATTGTGATATTTTGGAAGTAAACCTAGAAATGATATTTTTGcgttttgaccacgaaattgaaaatggaattgggaataaattatataattgagTTTGTGGTATTATGGGTAGTATTTATGTTCAAGAATGTTTGGAATCCGGGAGagtgggcctgagggttgactttgttgacttttcgtgtAGAGTTGGAAATTATTTCTAATTGTCAAATTACGAGTCTTTGAGCATATTTTAATTGGTTTGCACGTTATTTTGACTAGTTTTAGATCgtttggcattggtttgaggtgttagagaggcattggagccggttatcggatttcgaagcgaggtaagtctcttgtctaaccttgtggggagAATTTACCCCGTAGATGCTATATTTGTTATATGCTACATGTTATGGGAGTTACGCATGTATTAGGTGATGAGTGTttgtgcgtatgctagaattccttaTTATGTTCGGGTAGTTTAAGATGCACGCCATGTTTTAATTGTATTAATTGAATTGTTCTTGCGTgtttatatgctttaattattatttttagcttGAGACTGGACTTGTATAGAGTATCGAACcttgctattttagatacttgTAGAGTTACTTAATTAGTCGCAAAAATTATACTTCTTTTTATGGGTTTCTCCCACGTTATGCGTATTCGTCCGAAAATTTCttgaatttcataactcacacgtatattcgtgagtggggctAGTGACCCGTCAAAGtttcatattcttatgggatcgggctgaacgcctcaacagtatttttatgggatcgggttgaacCCCTTAACagtattcttatgggatcgggttgttcgcctcgacagtattatgtgacacactcttatgggatcaggtcattTATCTCGGTAGTATCATGTaatatattcttatgggatcaggccataCGCCACAGCATTATATTGTACCActatcgggtcgttcgcctcgacagaaTCGTGTGTAATTCTTGATAAGGAGTCTGTGTACTTATGGATGTGACATTTAATTCAGTATTGATCATTATATATTCAATGAGAGGTAGTATTCGGTATTTGAGGACTTAGTATTTACTCTTCTGTTGAGGATCGTGTTATACATATACATCTGTTTTGTTGCTTTTACTTGCTATGCTTCGTACATGTCTACTTTCATTGTACTTGATTATTggatcactagtaagtgtcgatatcgatcCCTCGTTATTACTTCTcagaggttaggctagatacttatgaaagtacaagagggaAAGTGAATTGTAACCTATTTAAAAACCTTAGTTGACTATGTAGGAAATTAGTCGACTAGACTTTATACAGTGATTGATCGCAACAGAAATAAACAGAGGAGACAGAAAAGTAAAGGAGGCACAATTTTTTTTATACTGGTTTAGTACCGGTGTGGTAACTACGTCCAAttcccttgggtcacaagggttctcttagatcttTAGTAAGTGTTTATAACAGTGATGGTTTTAGTACGTTCACCACCAACGATATACAACAATAATGTTTCTTTCTAATATTGACAAAACTCTCGTTTTATTTTCTAACTCTTCCTATCTTTTGCGACACTTGTACACTCAAGAATACAGTGTTTGTACTAAGAATTAGAAAGGCGTAGAAACAGATGATGTAGTTGAGTGTCTTTGGATGTCTTCTGAGATTGTATGGCAGTAATTATTGGAGACCTTTCCTTGTGAGGCATATACATCTAAGAGTGAGACCCAAGGGTAGCCTCATGAATCTAGCTTGAAAGGGTAGCTAGATTCATCCTTAATCTTGAAGAATTACTTCCTCCATTTTTTCTTGATTAGAGCTTCCGCAGATTGATCTAGATTTGGTCTCTAGACGTGATTAGCTCTCTTTCTGTTCTTGCGGGCTTGAGGAGCTTTGACAaggttgattgattgattgattcttTTTCCATGTGAAGCAAAGTTCAAAATACATAGCCGTTAAGTATGATCTTTTTTCCTTTCATCAACGTCGTTGCTCTCCAAATCTGCATATAATGAGATGTCATTAGTCAAGGCTTCTTTAGATTATTGAacattattaaaattttaaacttaacaatctccccctttttgatgatgacaataaTCTAAAAAGAGTTCGACTAATTTAGGGGGTACTTTCCTTTTCCGAGTGTACTTTTTCTCTCCCCATGTCTTGGAGCTCTTCCTTGTCTTCCTTGTTTGTTGCTCCCCCTGtctttgtactcttttttcttctccCCCTTTGACATCAATCAAAAAGAGCAAGAAGAACAATAGCTAATAATAGTACTAGTTAAGCAGGCAAACAATATATACAACTAGCAGTTATGCTGGGCATAGTCGACTGACATGCACATCTAGACACAACCAAAAGAAACAATTTTAACATCcaccatataaaataaaaaataaaaaaattgtctAAACATCCCAGACACTTAATTACTTCCAAGGAAATACTTTAGGGTATTGATCACTTTGGTGTAGAAACTGTCATAGGAGGTATCAATATCTTTGGTGACTTTGGTCATCTTCTCAGTTACATCCTGCATAGCCTTGATTCCTTGCCTCTTTGTGGCTTGGATAATGATCCTTAGCCGAGCCACATCTGCTCCAGTTTCTTTGGTTACTGCCCTAATCTTGTCCACCTGTTCCTGTATAGAGGTTAGCAATTCCTTGATGTTTGCAATGTTTTGCTGTATTAGCAGCAGCTGATCTGAGGAAGAAGATTTGCTGGCTTCAAATTTAATCCCTCCAGAGATGA
The nucleotide sequence above comes from Nicotiana tabacum cultivar K326 chromosome 12, ASM71507v2, whole genome shotgun sequence. Encoded proteins:
- the LOC107802410 gene encoding putative GTP-binding protein OBGM, mitochondrial isoform X1, producing MSFSQKVLYLTTLQRCLRSPWLTQTYSFSDIVHKKTKLAPLQERRMIDRFRIWAKGGDGGSGCTSIRRSRHDRRGTPDDVGCTQTWRSPLPLPPLRVLLP